One Natrinema longum genomic window, ATCGCGCTCTGGCTCTCGTCGATCGTCTATCTCGACCACCGCCGTCGGTACGTCAGCGTCTCGTAGTCGGTGTCTCCTCGGGATGCCAATCGTCTCGCCGCCAGTCAGTCGGCCGAAATCTCGCAGGTTCCCTCGTAGGCCACGTCCGAGACGGACTCGATCTCGGGGTCGTCGCCACAGACCGGACACGCCGGGTTCGGCTGGACCGGCACTTCCTCGAAACTCATGCCCATCGCGTCGTACAGCAGGAGGCGACCCTCGAGGAGGTCGCCCTTCCCGAGCAAGTACTTGACGACCTCCGTGGCCTGGATACAGCCGACGGTGCCGGGGAGGACGCCGAGGACGCCCGTCGTGGCACAGTCGGGGACGGTGCCGGGTTCGGGGGCCTCGGGGAAGAGACACCGATAACACGGGGGCGAGTCGTCGCGACTGCCGCGGTCGTTCGTAAACGACGTGATCTGTCCTTCGAAGCGGTAGATCGCGCCGTGGAACAGCGGCGTCTCGGTGAGGACGCAGTGGTCGTTGAGCAGGTAGCGGGTCGCGAAGTTGTCGCTGGCGTCCAGGACGACGTCGTACTCCGCGACGAGGTCGGCGACCGTGTCGGCCGTAACGCGGACCTCGTGGGTCTCGACGTCGATGTCGGGATTCAGTGCCGTCACGTAGTCGGCGGCGCTCTCGACTTTCGGTCGCCCGACGTCGGCGTCGCCGTGGACGATCTGTCGTTGCAGGTTCGAGCGCTCGACGACGTCGTCGTCGACGATCCCCAGCCGGCCGACCCCGGCGGCGGCGAGATACTGGATCGCCGGCGAGCCGAGGCCGCCCGCGCCGACGACCAGAACGGAACTCTCGAGCAGCCGCTGTTGGCCCTCGGGACCGATCTCGTCCATGATGACGTGTCTCGAGTAGCGATCGAGTTGCGTTGCGTCGAGGCGCAGGTCGCTCATACGGAGGCGTTGGGTCGAGAGCGAGAAAAGTTCGCGGGTCGGGGTCGTCTCCGCGAGCGAGCGCTGGCTCGAACTCGTGGGGTGTGCTGTGGCGCTCGCTGTCGATCGATGGCACCGTGGGTATTCCCTGCCGTAGGCGGGGCAACGACGTGTGGTCTCGCGGAGGTGGCAGCATCTTCAGCGACCCAACGATTTAATAATGTGGTGTGCCTTCACACACCTATGGCAACCTCACCCACTGATGCCGGTGACGACGTCATCGATCAATTCCTGTCCGATCGCGGTCACTCGGTCGAACGAGTAGGGTGGGAGCAGGAGTATAACAAGAAGCAGTGCCCCGAATGTGGCGGCCTCCACGAT contains:
- the ubaA gene encoding SAMP-activating enzyme E1; its protein translation is MSDLRLDATQLDRYSRHVIMDEIGPEGQQRLLESSVLVVGAGGLGSPAIQYLAAAGVGRLGIVDDDVVERSNLQRQIVHGDADVGRPKVESAADYVTALNPDIDVETHEVRVTADTVADLVAEYDVVLDASDNFATRYLLNDHCVLTETPLFHGAIYRFEGQITSFTNDRGSRDDSPPCYRCLFPEAPEPGTVPDCATTGVLGVLPGTVGCIQATEVVKYLLGKGDLLEGRLLLYDAMGMSFEEVPVQPNPACPVCGDDPEIESVSDVAYEGTCEISAD
- a CDS encoding HVO_0416 family zinc finger protein; the protein is MATSPTDAGDDVIDQFLSDRGHSVERVGWEQEYNKKQCPECGGLHDTSASSCTVCGWQPAP